The Ranitomeya variabilis isolate aRanVar5 chromosome 7, aRanVar5.hap1, whole genome shotgun sequence genome includes a window with the following:
- the LOC143785678 gene encoding chromobox protein homolog 5-like — MKQNLEVLKESLTTAQECYKRSADRFRKPAPMFKGRVVPPPQPVVIDGQEQFVVEEIVDSRIRRNQLQYLIRWQGYPPEEDSWEPVENINAQQKISRFHQRFPEKPGPGSS; from the exons ATgaagcaaaatctggaggttctgaaggaatccctgaccacagctcaagaatgttataagagatcggctgatagattccgtaaacctgcacccatgttcaag ggacgtgttgtgccacctccgcagcctgtggtgattgatgggcaagaacaatttgtggtggaggaaattgttgattccaggattcgcaggaatcagctccaatatctgataagatggcagggatatccccctgaggaagactcttgggaacctgtggaaaacatcaatgcccaacagaagatttctcgttttcatcagagattccctgagaaaccaggtccaggatcgtcctga